The Thermocrinis ruber genome has a window encoding:
- a CDS encoding CDP-alcohol phosphatidyltransferase family protein translates to MNLTKRRESLKKLYTPLGVALYRLHLPPNFITLLSVITGMLSAYFFWHGKLLTAVGFLLLSGLLDLMDGVVARLSERASKFGAVFDWLADKWVDGFVLGTVGYLYAGPFTAILAITASMLHSFIKPVVYSEIGYSARIKGKIQDPLEGVGFFGRPETHLTLALFAVLERFNMPLGLSFGIKLIALLTLLSLFLRIAYLYKHFGKVYEE, encoded by the coding sequence ATGAACCTGACTAAAAGAAGGGAATCTTTAAAAAAGCTCTACACGCCCTTGGGCGTTGCCCTCTACAGGCTACACCTTCCTCCTAACTTTATAACCTTGCTGTCTGTTATAACGGGCATGCTATCCGCCTACTTTTTCTGGCATGGCAAACTTTTAACCGCGGTGGGTTTTTTGCTTCTCTCTGGGCTTTTGGACCTTATGGATGGCGTGGTAGCAAGGCTCTCTGAAAGGGCTTCAAAGTTCGGTGCGGTTTTTGATTGGTTGGCGGACAAGTGGGTGGATGGCTTTGTGCTTGGCACCGTAGGATACCTATATGCGGGTCCCTTTACAGCCATACTGGCAATTACCGCATCCATGCTACACTCTTTCATAAAGCCGGTGGTCTATTCAGAAATAGGCTACAGTGCGAGGATTAAAGGAAAAATCCAGGATCCTTTGGAGGGGGTAGGCTTCTTTGGAAGACCCGAAACCCACCTTACCTTAGCCCTTTTTGCGGTCCTTGAGAGGTTCAACATGCCCTTGGGACTCTCCTTTGGCATAAAGCTTATCGCACTCCTTACACTGCTTTCCCTATTTTTGCGCATAGCATATCTGTATAAACATTTCGGAAAGGTGTACGAAGAATGA
- the ilvC gene encoding ketol-acid reductoisomerase → MAKIYYDGDASLEALKGKRVAILGYGSQGHAHALNLRDSGIDVIIGLHPTSKSREKAQRDGFEVYEPSEAVKRADIIMFLTPDPVQPELYKQCVEPHLNPGKTLAFAHGFNIHFKQIVPPKDVDVFMVAPKGPGHLVRWMYEEGKGVPALVAIYQDASGNCKEKALAYAKALGCTRAGVIETTFKEETETDLFGEQMVLCGGVTALIKAGFETLVEAGYQPEVAYFECLHELKLIVDLIYQYGIAGMRYSISDTAKYGDLTRGERIYKVVKPLMKEALEEIQKGEFAREWVLENQAGRPVFHALLERDRHHLIEKVGEELRKMMPWITGKELK, encoded by the coding sequence ATGGCAAAAATATACTATGACGGAGATGCCAGTTTAGAAGCGCTAAAAGGTAAAAGGGTAGCCATTTTAGGTTATGGCAGTCAGGGGCATGCCCATGCCCTCAACCTCAGGGACAGTGGCATTGATGTGATAATTGGGCTACATCCAACCAGCAAGTCAAGGGAAAAGGCACAGAGGGATGGATTTGAGGTTTACGAACCCTCAGAAGCGGTAAAGAGGGCGGACATTATAATGTTTTTGACGCCAGACCCTGTGCAACCGGAACTCTACAAACAGTGCGTGGAGCCTCACTTAAACCCTGGGAAAACCTTAGCCTTTGCCCACGGCTTTAACATACACTTCAAGCAGATAGTTCCACCAAAGGATGTGGACGTTTTTATGGTGGCACCCAAGGGACCTGGGCATTTGGTAAGGTGGATGTATGAAGAGGGTAAAGGTGTGCCTGCCCTGGTAGCCATCTATCAAGATGCCTCCGGCAACTGCAAAGAAAAAGCCCTGGCTTACGCCAAAGCCCTTGGATGTACTAGGGCGGGTGTGATAGAAACCACCTTTAAAGAGGAGACAGAAACAGACCTCTTTGGGGAACAGATGGTTCTGTGCGGTGGTGTAACTGCCTTAATAAAGGCAGGGTTTGAAACCCTCGTGGAAGCAGGCTACCAGCCAGAGGTTGCCTACTTTGAATGCTTGCACGAGCTAAAACTGATCGTAGATTTAATATACCAATACGGTATAGCGGGTATGAGATATTCCATTTCAGACACTGCCAAGTATGGGGACCTCACCCGAGGTGAGAGAATTTACAAGGTAGTTAAGCCCTTGATGAAAGAAGCCCTTGAGGAGATCCAAAAAGGTGAGTTTGCAAGGGAGTGGGTCCTTGAAAATCAAGCAGGAAGACCTGTCTTTCATGCCCTCCTTGAGAGAGATAGACACCACCTTATAGAAAAGGTAGGAGAAGAACTCAGAAAGATGATGCCTTGGATCACGGGTAAGGAGCTAAAATGA
- the uvrA gene encoding excinuclease ABC subunit UvrA: protein MYDHIIIKGARQHNLKNIDLKIPKNKLIVITGPSGSGKSSLAFDTIYAEGQRRYVESLSSYARQFLGVMEKPEVDVIEGLSPAIAIDQKTTSKNPRSTVGTVTEIYDYMRVLWANVGKPHCPECGRLLEGLSAHEILEKVYEDLKGKRITILAPLVRGKKGEFRDLLRELDKKGYSRVKVDGEYLRIVDVPPLEKNKKHDIDLVIDRFVLEEDERARALNAIEKAFEHSKGLVKIDDVDGGKELIFSQSRTCPEHGFSVPELTPRLFSFNSPYGACPTCKGLGVRWEINLKLLVDEKEPAVDAFRITKNGFFDYLRYPVANILRRLGYHPETPFGELPNSVKELILYGGKVLNTEFEGIIPHLERRFLEEDSERLREEIGEYIKERPCPACGGSRLRPEALSVLLNGKNIYQVCSMPIRQAMEFFKETYERLTGKDRIVGERLIKEITDRLSFLIKVGLDYLDLARSATTLSGGEMQRIRLATQIGSKLTGVLYVLDEPSIGLHPRDTHKLIETLKDLRDLGNTVIVVEHDPETILSADWIIDLGPGAGKNGGYVVAEGTPEDIMNNPNSLTGAYLSGRQGIPLPEKRRPPGKRWLKIINARKHNLKNITVQIPVGLFVCVTGVSGSGKSTLIYDILWEYARGLFYGGNVDVEGVDSIEGLEYFDYVINVDQSPIGRTPRSNPATYTKLFDSIRNLFAQTPTARARGYTPGRFSFNVPGGRCEACQGEGVIKVEMHFLPPVYVTCEVCKGTRYNRETLEVLYKGKNIAEVLDMTVDEAYEFFYHHPPIRRRLELLRDVGLGYIKLGQPATTLSGGEAQRIKLARELSKKETGRTLYLLDEPTTGLHMDDVKKLIEVLQRLVDRGNTVVVIEHNLDVIKCADWIIDLGPEGGDRGGYIVAEGTPEQVMENPNSYTGQYLKEYLKYNHRIEALNRRA, encoded by the coding sequence ATGTACGACCACATCATCATAAAAGGTGCAAGACAGCACAACCTAAAGAACATAGACCTAAAAATTCCCAAAAACAAACTTATAGTCATAACTGGTCCATCCGGCAGTGGGAAATCTTCTTTAGCCTTTGATACCATATATGCGGAGGGGCAAAGGAGGTACGTAGAATCCCTTTCCTCTTACGCCCGTCAATTCTTAGGTGTTATGGAAAAGCCGGAGGTGGACGTTATAGAAGGGCTATCTCCCGCCATAGCCATAGACCAAAAGACCACCTCTAAAAACCCTCGCTCAACGGTAGGAACAGTCACAGAAATTTACGATTACATGAGGGTCCTTTGGGCAAACGTGGGAAAGCCCCACTGCCCAGAGTGCGGAAGGCTTTTGGAAGGACTATCCGCCCATGAGATCTTGGAAAAGGTGTACGAAGATTTAAAAGGCAAAAGGATCACAATTTTGGCACCTTTGGTCAGAGGCAAAAAGGGGGAATTTAGGGACCTCCTGAGGGAACTTGACAAAAAGGGCTACAGTAGGGTTAAAGTGGATGGAGAGTATCTCCGCATAGTGGATGTTCCACCTTTGGAAAAAAACAAAAAGCATGATATTGACCTTGTAATAGACCGATTCGTTTTGGAAGAGGATGAAAGAGCAAGGGCTTTAAACGCCATAGAGAAAGCCTTTGAACATTCAAAGGGTCTTGTGAAAATTGACGATGTGGACGGTGGAAAGGAACTAATATTCAGTCAGAGTAGGACCTGTCCCGAACATGGCTTTTCGGTGCCAGAGTTAACACCAAGACTCTTTTCCTTTAACTCTCCTTACGGTGCGTGTCCTACGTGTAAGGGGCTTGGTGTAAGGTGGGAGATCAACCTCAAGCTTCTGGTGGATGAAAAAGAACCTGCGGTAGATGCCTTTAGGATTACAAAAAACGGCTTTTTTGACTACCTTAGATACCCTGTTGCCAACATACTGAGAAGGCTTGGCTACCATCCAGAAACACCCTTTGGAGAACTGCCCAATTCTGTTAAAGAGCTCATTCTTTATGGGGGTAAGGTGCTAAATACAGAATTTGAAGGCATAATTCCACACCTTGAAAGACGCTTTTTGGAAGAGGATTCAGAAAGGCTGAGAGAAGAAATCGGAGAGTATATAAAGGAAAGACCGTGCCCTGCCTGTGGAGGTTCAAGGCTAAGACCAGAAGCCCTCTCCGTGCTCTTAAACGGTAAAAACATATACCAAGTATGTAGTATGCCTATAAGACAGGCTATGGAATTCTTCAAGGAAACCTACGAAAGATTGACAGGCAAAGACCGCATAGTGGGAGAAAGGCTCATAAAGGAGATCACCGACCGGCTTAGCTTTTTGATAAAGGTAGGCTTGGACTATTTGGACTTAGCACGCAGTGCAACCACCCTCTCTGGGGGAGAAATGCAAAGGATAAGGCTTGCCACCCAGATAGGCTCCAAGCTAACGGGTGTGCTATATGTTTTGGATGAACCCTCCATTGGTTTGCATCCCAGAGACACCCATAAGCTCATAGAAACCCTCAAGGACCTTAGGGACCTTGGCAACACAGTCATAGTGGTGGAGCACGATCCGGAGACTATACTCTCTGCTGATTGGATCATAGACCTCGGTCCAGGAGCTGGGAAAAACGGAGGTTATGTAGTAGCAGAAGGTACACCTGAGGATATAATGAACAATCCAAACTCTTTAACAGGTGCCTACCTTTCTGGTAGGCAGGGCATACCTCTGCCAGAAAAGAGAAGACCTCCGGGCAAGAGGTGGCTAAAAATAATCAACGCCAGAAAGCACAATTTGAAAAACATAACCGTCCAGATTCCGGTGGGTCTCTTTGTGTGTGTAACGGGGGTCTCCGGTAGTGGAAAATCCACACTAATATACGACATACTTTGGGAGTATGCGAGGGGACTTTTCTATGGTGGCAACGTGGATGTGGAAGGGGTGGATAGTATAGAGGGGCTTGAGTACTTTGACTATGTTATCAACGTGGATCAGTCTCCCATCGGTAGAACTCCCAGAAGCAATCCCGCTACTTACACAAAGCTGTTTGACTCAATAAGAAACCTGTTTGCCCAGACGCCTACCGCAAGGGCAAGGGGTTACACACCGGGTAGGTTCTCCTTTAATGTGCCGGGTGGAAGGTGCGAAGCATGTCAAGGAGAGGGTGTGATAAAGGTAGAAATGCACTTTTTGCCACCCGTGTATGTGACCTGTGAAGTGTGCAAAGGGACCCGATACAACAGGGAGACCTTAGAAGTGCTCTATAAGGGTAAAAACATAGCGGAAGTATTAGACATGACCGTGGATGAAGCCTACGAATTCTTCTATCATCATCCTCCCATACGCAGAAGGCTTGAACTTTTGAGGGATGTGGGGCTTGGGTATATAAAGCTGGGGCAACCGGCTACTACCCTTTCCGGTGGAGAAGCCCAGAGGATCAAGCTCGCCCGAGAGCTTTCAAAGAAGGAAACAGGAAGGACCCTCTACCTCTTGGACGAGCCCACCACTGGGCTACACATGGACGACGTGAAAAAACTAATAGAGGTTCTCCAAAGGCTCGTGGATAGGGGAAACACGGTTGTGGTTATAGAGCATAACCTGGATGTGATAAAGTGTGCGGACTGGATCATAGATTTGGGTCCTGAAGGTGGAGACAGGGGCGGGTACATTGTAGCAGAGGGGACTCCAGAGCAGGTGATGGAAAATCCTAACTCCTACACAGGGCAATATCTTAAAGAGTATTTGAAGTATAATCATAGGATAGAAGCTTTAAACAGGAGGGCTTAG
- the argF gene encoding ornithine carbamoyltransferase: protein MIRHFIDLWDITVEEGWLVLDDSLRIKEGAPQEKILEGKYFALIFTKPSTRTRVSFEISIRKLGGEVMFLQENNLQLVRGEDLKDTARTLSRYLDGVVIRTDSHEKLKEFAGYSSIPVINALTDMSHPCQVLSDVFTLYERFGEGIKDLKIAYVGDGNNLCNTWLVAAGLFGLKLFVSTPEGYEPSSYYYQAGEDLCKITGGSIYLTPNPVEAVKDADVVYTDVWVSMNQDRDEEKLQALKNYQVNSELLKHAKDTVLVMHCLPAKKGEEITEDVFERFVDFIFTQAENRVYAQMGLLKLLFTQQ from the coding sequence ATGATAAGGCATTTTATTGATCTGTGGGACATTACAGTAGAGGAAGGATGGCTAGTATTAGATGATTCCCTTAGGATAAAGGAAGGGGCACCCCAAGAGAAAATTTTGGAAGGTAAATACTTTGCCCTTATATTTACAAAACCGTCCACCCGCACAAGGGTATCCTTTGAGATTAGCATAAGAAAGTTAGGTGGTGAGGTTATGTTCCTTCAGGAAAACAACCTCCAGTTGGTGAGGGGAGAGGACCTAAAAGACACCGCACGGACCCTTTCAAGGTATTTGGACGGTGTAGTGATACGCACTGATTCCCACGAAAAGCTCAAAGAGTTTGCCGGTTATTCATCCATTCCGGTCATAAACGCCCTGACGGATATGTCCCATCCTTGTCAGGTCCTCAGTGATGTTTTTACTCTTTACGAACGCTTTGGGGAGGGCATAAAGGATCTCAAGATCGCTTACGTGGGAGATGGTAATAACCTTTGCAACACCTGGCTTGTGGCTGCTGGGCTATTTGGCCTAAAGCTTTTTGTTTCTACTCCTGAGGGTTATGAGCCTTCCTCTTACTACTATCAGGCGGGAGAAGACCTTTGCAAAATCACGGGCGGTAGCATCTATCTTACTCCCAACCCAGTGGAGGCGGTAAAGGACGCGGATGTGGTATATACGGATGTTTGGGTGAGTATGAACCAGGATAGGGATGAGGAGAAGTTGCAAGCCCTAAAAAACTATCAAGTAAACAGTGAGCTCTTGAAGCACGCAAAGGACACCGTACTGGTGATGCACTGCCTGCCTGCCAAAAAGGGAGAAGAGATCACGGAGGATGTGTTTGAAAGGTTTGTAGACTTTATCTTCACACAGGCGGAGAACAGGGTATATGCCCAGATGGGACTCTTAAAGCTTTTATTCACTCAACAGTGA
- the def gene encoding peptide deformylase, with amino-acid sequence MAVRKIVRFPDPILKTPTLKVDVIDRDIVKLVEDMFETMYHAEGVGLAANQIGEPLRIMVIDTSPKKESPPVKLVLINPELLEGQGSIKYREGCLSFPGLTVEVERYQKVRFRAMDLKGEIKEYELEGFPAIVFQHELDHLDGITFIDRVNGLKRRLALERYAKLQRQGTGG; translated from the coding sequence ATGGCTGTAAGGAAGATTGTCCGATTTCCAGACCCTATTTTGAAAACCCCCACCCTAAAGGTGGATGTTATAGACAGAGATATAGTAAAGCTCGTGGAGGACATGTTTGAAACCATGTATCATGCAGAGGGTGTGGGCTTGGCAGCAAATCAGATAGGAGAACCCCTCCGCATAATGGTCATAGATACATCCCCAAAAAAGGAGTCTCCTCCTGTAAAGCTGGTGCTCATAAACCCCGAGCTCTTGGAGGGACAGGGTAGCATAAAATACAGGGAAGGTTGCCTATCCTTCCCCGGTCTTACGGTGGAGGTGGAGAGATACCAAAAGGTAAGGTTCAGGGCTATGGACCTAAAGGGAGAGATAAAGGAGTATGAGTTGGAGGGATTTCCCGCCATAGTATTCCAGCACGAACTGGACCATCTGGATGGCATCACCTTTATAGACAGGGTGAATGGTCTTAAGAGGAGGTTAGCCCTTGAAAGATACGCCAAACTCCAACGACAGGGTACCGGAGGTTGA
- a CDS encoding septation protein SpoVG family protein gives MKDTPNSNDRVPEVELLKFYPFEVSAKRPRLLGYADVKIDEIIIRGIKLFEAKNGGLFIQLPAINQGGKDYPVVEIKSKVLLDRIRRKVVDYYKALENA, from the coding sequence TTGAAAGATACGCCAAACTCCAACGACAGGGTACCGGAGGTTGAGCTTCTGAAGTTTTACCCCTTTGAAGTAAGCGCCAAAAGACCTCGCCTTTTGGGCTATGCAGATGTTAAGATAGACGAGATAATAATAAGGGGCATAAAGCTCTTTGAGGCAAAAAACGGCGGACTCTTTATCCAACTGCCAGCCATAAATCAAGGTGGAAAGGACTACCCGGTGGTGGAGATAAAATCTAAAGTTCTCCTTGACAGAATAAGGAGGAAGGTAGTAGATTACTATAAGGCTCTTGAGAATGCTTAA
- the resB gene encoding cytochrome c biogenesis protein ResB, which produces MLKGYAFLILSSVFFLGVVIAGLFHLKQVGIHYFALLFVSGFLFAVSFLKFLWDSLRALYRDYKKFNSLPVFLFEFFASIKLAIFLMIAIGILSMLGSTYIEQNRPFEFYVNKYGPAKAEWFWKLWLNDVFHSWYYILFVALLALNLILCSYKRLPSVWKHTFSKERFQKLDEHLEKHLKPIEVKINPDKEKVIRFLQSKGFKVYAEEEGNRIYLYGEKGKYSRLGVYVVHIALLVIMAGGLIDGLFGKRGMVIVPEGARENIMTSLSQDKVYRLPFQIKVNAFHIVSYEEEAKRKGKEFKGDPKVKDAIASFESEIEIIENGRVVAKGTVAVNKPFEYGTYRIFQASYGLTGSAGYVKLSVFDRRVLPEDPQRALLGTVELRAGQVAEFKDMLLSIDRSVLNLENPEDTEHLKPALMIKVLKDGKSYDVPVIYSPELTIFAFFQLRELSDFPYIFFLEDFRPQFFSGLQVSYSPGTTLIWGGSILLVLGLVLAFYTIHRKVWARIEGNSLKISFWSHKLREEFRRSFIKDLEELGYVEKNFRER; this is translated from the coding sequence ATGCTTAAAGGCTATGCCTTTTTGATCCTCTCCTCAGTATTTTTTCTTGGGGTAGTTATTGCAGGGCTCTTTCATCTCAAGCAGGTTGGAATTCATTATTTTGCCCTTTTGTTTGTCTCGGGTTTTCTGTTTGCAGTGTCCTTTTTGAAGTTCCTCTGGGATAGCCTAAGGGCACTCTACCGAGACTACAAAAAGTTTAACAGCCTTCCTGTCTTTCTCTTTGAGTTTTTTGCCAGTATAAAGCTTGCCATATTTTTGATGATCGCCATAGGCATTCTCTCTATGCTAGGTTCCACCTACATAGAACAAAACAGACCCTTTGAATTTTATGTGAATAAGTACGGTCCGGCGAAGGCAGAGTGGTTTTGGAAGCTGTGGCTAAACGATGTTTTTCACTCATGGTATTACATCCTGTTTGTTGCTTTGCTTGCCCTAAACCTGATCCTCTGCTCTTACAAGAGACTGCCCAGCGTGTGGAAGCATACCTTTTCGAAGGAGAGGTTTCAAAAACTGGACGAGCACTTGGAAAAACACCTAAAACCCATAGAGGTCAAGATAAACCCGGACAAGGAAAAGGTCATAAGATTTCTCCAGTCAAAGGGCTTTAAGGTTTATGCGGAGGAAGAAGGAAACAGGATTTACCTTTACGGAGAAAAGGGTAAATACTCCCGGCTTGGGGTTTATGTGGTACATATAGCCCTACTTGTGATAATGGCAGGGGGACTAATAGACGGACTCTTTGGAAAGAGGGGCATGGTCATTGTGCCGGAGGGTGCAAGAGAAAACATAATGACAAGCCTTAGCCAGGATAAGGTCTATAGGCTTCCCTTTCAAATTAAGGTAAATGCCTTTCACATAGTTTCCTACGAAGAGGAGGCAAAGAGAAAGGGAAAGGAGTTTAAAGGGGACCCAAAGGTAAAGGATGCCATTGCAAGCTTTGAAAGTGAAATAGAGATCATAGAGAACGGCAGGGTGGTCGCCAAAGGAACAGTGGCTGTAAACAAGCCCTTTGAGTACGGAACCTACAGAATATTCCAGGCTAGCTACGGGCTAACGGGCAGTGCGGGCTATGTTAAGCTTTCTGTCTTTGACAGAAGAGTCCTTCCGGAGGACCCCCAAAGGGCGCTTTTGGGAACGGTGGAGCTCAGGGCTGGGCAGGTGGCAGAGTTTAAAGACATGCTCCTTTCCATTGACAGGTCTGTGTTGAACTTAGAAAACCCAGAGGACACAGAACATCTAAAGCCTGCCCTGATGATAAAGGTGCTAAAGGATGGAAAATCCTACGATGTACCGGTTATTTACTCTCCTGAGCTTACCATCTTTGCCTTCTTTCAACTTAGGGAACTTTCTGACTTTCCTTACATATTCTTCTTAGAGGACTTTAGACCTCAATTTTTTAGTGGTCTGCAGGTTTCCTACAGCCCGGGTACCACTTTGATCTGGGGAGGTTCTATACTTTTGGTTTTGGGACTGGTCTTAGCCTTCTACACCATCCACCGTAAAGTTTGGGCAAGGATAGAAGGAAACAGCCTTAAAATATCCTTTTGGTCCCACAAGCTACGGGAAGAGTTCAGAAGGAGCTTTATAAAGGACCTGGAGGAACTCGGTTATGTGGAGAAGAATTTTAGAGAGCGGTAA
- a CDS encoding YqhA family protein: MWRRILESGKAIALLPSLSLFLGAVFLSFYGIYILLETLYKAFTDEATRDSTILATKFISVMDIHLLSVVLYIFAVGLYELFVGKLQVPEWLKIENIDQLKSKLASVIVLILAITFTKKFVEWKNPLDTLLFGLAVSAVIAVLIFYYKIKSEH, encoded by the coding sequence ATGTGGAGAAGAATTTTAGAGAGCGGTAAGGCAATAGCCCTCTTACCGTCCCTTAGTTTGTTTTTGGGTGCGGTCTTTTTGAGTTTTTACGGCATTTATATCTTGCTTGAGACACTATACAAGGCATTTACTGACGAGGCTACCAGAGACAGCACCATCCTTGCCACCAAGTTCATATCGGTGATGGACATTCACCTCCTTTCTGTGGTTCTGTACATCTTTGCGGTAGGGCTCTATGAACTTTTCGTGGGGAAGCTTCAAGTGCCCGAGTGGCTAAAGATAGAAAACATAGACCAGCTAAAGTCCAAGCTTGCAAGCGTGATTGTGCTGATCCTTGCCATCACCTTTACAAAGAAATTTGTAGAATGGAAAAACCCCTTGGATACTCTCCTCTTTGGTTTGGCAGTATCTGCGGTTATCGCGGTGCTTATCTTTTACTACAAAATCAAATCGGAACATTGA
- a CDS encoding ribose-phosphate diphosphokinase has translation MTGSIKLLTGTSNQKLAKEVSEYLNIPLSDAIVSRFSDGEVRVQINESMRGEDVFVIQSLCHPINESIMELLLILDAIKRASAGRITAVIPYYAYARQDRKDKPRVPISARLLADLITVAGAQRVVVVDLHSPQIQGFFNIPVDNLHALGVLYDYLKDKVDGDTVVVSPDAGGVERARLLANKIGCPIAIIYKRRPEPNVAEVLDIIGDVKGKRAIIVDDIIDTAGTVCAASELLLSKGASRVDVVATHGLLSGPAVERLRKSPIEEVVITNTIPAEHKNLEKLKIVSIAPLIGEAIRRIHEGESVSMLFT, from the coding sequence ATGACAGGTTCTATTAAACTTTTGACCGGCACAAGCAATCAAAAGTTAGCAAAGGAAGTTTCTGAGTATTTAAACATCCCCCTCTCTGATGCGATCGTTTCCCGTTTTAGCGACGGAGAGGTAAGGGTTCAGATAAACGAGTCTATGAGAGGCGAGGATGTTTTTGTGATCCAGTCCCTCTGCCATCCCATAAACGAGAGCATAATGGAGCTTCTTCTCATCTTGGATGCCATAAAGAGGGCTTCTGCCGGCAGGATCACCGCAGTGATACCTTATTATGCCTACGCAAGACAGGACAGAAAGGACAAGCCGAGGGTTCCCATAAGCGCAAGACTGTTGGCAGACCTTATAACGGTTGCTGGTGCCCAAAGGGTGGTGGTGGTAGATTTGCATTCTCCTCAAATTCAGGGTTTTTTTAACATACCCGTTGATAATTTACACGCGTTGGGTGTTCTTTACGATTACCTCAAGGATAAAGTGGATGGTGATACGGTGGTGGTTTCTCCCGACGCGGGGGGTGTGGAAAGGGCAAGGCTACTTGCCAACAAAATAGGTTGCCCCATAGCCATAATTTACAAAAGAAGACCCGAGCCCAATGTAGCGGAGGTTCTTGACATAATAGGGGATGTAAAGGGTAAAAGGGCTATAATCGTTGATGACATAATAGACACCGCGGGTACCGTGTGTGCTGCCAGTGAGCTGTTGCTCTCAAAGGGTGCCAGTAGAGTGGATGTGGTTGCCACCCATGGACTGTTGTCCGGTCCTGCGGTGGAAAGACTGAGGAAATCGCCCATAGAGGAGGTGGTTATAACCAACACCATACCAGCAGAACATAAGAACCTTGAAAAGCTTAAGATCGTATCCATAGCCCCCCTCATAGGGGAAGCCATAAGAAGGATCCACGAAGGAGAATCTGTTAGCATGCTATTTACATAA
- a CDS encoding 50S ribosomal protein L25/general stress protein Ctc: MKRIEVKLIPRTLGRKSERKRMRREGYIPVEIYGKGVENAHAYMSLKDFLSLPHGETFLIVADLNGDKRVCFLKEVQYGWLGDNPIHIDLYNISKVREIDIEVPIEFVGVPEGVALGGTFEVVLSTLTVRASVENIPDKIVVDVSKLGLGDSLHVRDIQPPPNCIILDNPEEVVAVVLEPEAEETTTEETTTT, from the coding sequence ATGAAAAGGATAGAAGTTAAGCTAATTCCCAGAACACTCGGACGCAAAAGTGAGAGAAAGCGAATGAGAAGAGAGGGTTATATCCCTGTAGAGATCTATGGCAAGGGAGTAGAAAACGCCCACGCATACATGAGCCTGAAGGACTTTTTATCTTTGCCTCACGGTGAGACCTTTCTGATTGTGGCGGATTTGAACGGCGACAAAAGGGTGTGCTTTTTGAAGGAGGTTCAATACGGTTGGCTCGGAGATAATCCTATACACATAGACCTTTACAATATTTCTAAGGTCAGGGAGATAGACATAGAAGTGCCTATAGAGTTCGTGGGCGTACCGGAGGGTGTAGCCTTGGGTGGAACCTTTGAGGTGGTTCTCTCTACCCTTACCGTAAGGGCAAGCGTGGAAAACATACCCGACAAGATCGTAGTTGATGTTAGCAAGTTGGGACTTGGAGACTCTTTGCACGTTAGGGATATACAACCTCCGCCTAACTGTATCATACTAGACAACCCCGAGGAGGTGGTAGCGGTAGTCTTAGAACCCGAAGCGGAAGAGACAACCACTGAAGAAACTACCACCACTTAA
- the pth gene encoding aminoacyl-tRNA hydrolase has product MIRLLVGLGNPGKKYERTRHNVGFMVVDEFLKKLRVKDYKEECLSHLFRVKVFDREVLVAKPQTYMNNSGLAVLNILEEYEIHPEEMMVIYDDLDLPLGRIRLRLEGSSGGHHGVESIIKEIKSENFVRLRIGIGRPKDKNKVVEYVLSPFSPEEEPLLYAVLGRACECILRCLETSPQDAMSFCNAPLE; this is encoded by the coding sequence ATGATAAGGCTTTTGGTAGGTCTTGGAAACCCGGGGAAAAAGTACGAAAGAACCCGGCACAATGTGGGCTTTATGGTGGTGGATGAATTTTTAAAAAAACTGAGGGTGAAAGACTACAAAGAAGAGTGTCTTTCTCATCTGTTCAGGGTTAAGGTTTTTGATAGGGAGGTTTTGGTGGCAAAGCCACAAACCTACATGAACAACTCGGGGCTTGCGGTTTTAAACATCCTCGAAGAATACGAAATCCATCCAGAGGAGATGATGGTAATTTACGATGACTTGGATCTACCCTTGGGTAGGATACGCCTGCGTCTTGAGGGCAGTAGTGGAGGTCATCATGGCGTTGAGTCTATAATAAAGGAAATAAAGTCTGAAAACTTTGTAAGGCTTAGAATAGGCATAGGAAGACCCAAAGATAAAAACAAGGTGGTGGAGTATGTGCTCTCTCCCTTTTCCCCCGAGGAGGAGCCTTTGCTGTATGCGGTGTTAGGTAGGGCTTGTGAGTGTATTCTTAGGTGCCTTGAAACCTCTCCTCAGGACGCCATGTCCTTTTGCAACGCACCGTTGGAATAA